Proteins found in one Eretmochelys imbricata isolate rEreImb1 chromosome 9, rEreImb1.hap1, whole genome shotgun sequence genomic segment:
- the RLIM gene encoding E3 ubiquitin-protein ligase RLIM, translating to MESSDSNDKGSIDHSEAQRRSQLDRLEREEAFYHFVNNLNEEDYRLMRDNNLLGTPGEITEEELMRRLHQVKEGPPQQNGDENRGAESTEDVSNRDSIIDWLNSVRQTGNTTRSGQRGNQSWRAVSRTNPNSGDFRFSLEINVNRNNGNPNPEAENEQSVEPSNGEDLENSQSDTETPRSESPSVRQPGSDRSTSEELATEEASPVRGQRRARSRSPEQRRTRARTDRSRSPINPASETPRRSPHNMPSQTLDHSLVNESEGSSRTRQHVTLRQHTTGTEIASENAVLFSTPETRPAPPALGSSETNGSSESAAPGQRPPTIVLDLQVRRVRPGEYRQRDSIANRTRSRSQTPNNTVTYESERGGLRRTFSRSERAGVRTYVSTIRIPIRRIINTGFNETTSVAIQTILRQIMTGFGELNYYMYSDGDADPSGPVPNQNVDAPELQNGGDSGGTSSRSESTEGSSGEVYESSNEGGSTSVRREGRNTRGSVTFEESGSLPFLSLAQFFLLNEDDDDQPRGLTKEQIDNLAWRNFGESDALKTCSVCITEYTEGNKLRKLPCSHEYHVHCIDRWLSENSTCPICRRAVLASGNRESVV from the exons ATGGAAAGCTCAGATTCTAACGATAAAGGAAGTATTGATCACTCAGAAGCACAGCGCCGGAGTCAGCTGGATCGATTAGAACGCGAAGAAGCTTTTTATCACTTTGTAAATAACCTGAATGAAGAGGACTATAGGCTTATGAGGGATAACAATTTGCTAGGAACACCAG GTGAAATTACTGAAGAAGAACTGATGAGAAGGCTACATCAAGTTAAAGAAGGTCCACCACAGCAAAACGGTGATGAGAATAGAG GTGCAGAATCCACAGAAGATGTTTCTAATAGAGATTCCATAATAGACTGGCTTAATTCAGTACGACAGACTGGAAATACCACACGGAGCGGGCAAAGAGGAAACCAGTCTTGGAGGGCAGTGAGCCGGACTAACCCTAACAGTGGTGATTTCAGATTCAGTTTGGAAATAAATGTCAACCGTAATAATGGGAACCCAAACCCAGAAGCTGAAAATGAGCAATCTGTAGAGCCCTCCAATGGTGAGGATTTGGAAAATAGCCAAAGTGACACTGAGACTCCAAGATCTGAATCGCCATCTGTAAGGCagcctggatcagacagaagtACCTCTGAGGAGTTAGCAACTGAGGAAGCATCTCCTGTCagaggccagagaagagcaagaagcAGGAGCCCAGAACAACGAAGAACCCGGGCTAGGACTGATAGAAGTAGGTCACCTATTAATCCAGCAAGCGAGACTCCTCGCAGGTCTCCTCACAATATGCCATCTCAGACTCTTGATCATTCCCTAGTAAATGAATCCGAGGGAAGTTCTAGAACTAGACAGCATGTGACGTTAAGGCAACATACAACGGGGACTGAGATTGCAAGTGAAAATGCAGTTCTGTTTTCAACCCCTGAAACAAgacctgctcctccagcattagGTTCTTCAGAAACAAATGGCAGCAGTGAGTCTGCAGCTCCTGGACAGAGGCCACCTACCATAGTTCTTGATCTTCAAGTGAGAAGAGTCCGTCCAGGAGAATATCGGCAGAGAGACAGCATAGCCAACCGAACCCGATCCAGGTCCCAGACACCAAACAATACAGTCACTTATGAAAGTGAACGTGGAGGGCTTAGGCGCACATTTTCACGTTCAGAACGGGCTGGAGTGAGAACTTATGTCAGTACCATTAGGATTCCTATTCGTAGAATCATAAACACGGGCTTTAATGAGACAACTTCAGTCGCAATTCAGACCATTCTGAGGCAGATAATGACAGGTTTTGGAGAATTAAACTACTATATGTACAGTGATGGTGATGCAGATCCTAGTGGCCCAGTCCCAAACCAAAATGTAGATGCTCCTGAGCTACAGAACGGAGGCGACAGTGGTGGTACTAGTTCACGCAGTGAAAGTACCGAGGGTAGCTCAGGGGAGGTATATGAAAGTAGTAATGAAGGAGGTTCAACATCTGTTAGGCGGGAAGGTCGCAATACGAGAGGATCAGTCACTTTTGAAGAAAGTGGCTCTTTACCATTCCTTAGCCTAGCGCAGTTTTTTCTACtaaatgaggatgatgatgacCAGCCAAGAGGACTCACCAAAGAACAAATTGACAACCTAGCGTGGAGGAATTTTGGTGAAAGCGATGCTCTGAAAACCTGTAGTGTCTGTATTACAGAATACACAGAAGGCAACAAGCTTCGTAAACTGCCTTGTTCCCATGAGTACCATGTCCACTGCATTGATCGCTGGTTATCAGAAAATTCCACTTGTCCTATTTGTCGTAGAGCAGTCTTAGCATCTGGTAACAGAGAAAGTGTTGTCTAA